A section of the Macadamia integrifolia cultivar HAES 741 chromosome 9, SCU_Mint_v3, whole genome shotgun sequence genome encodes:
- the LOC122088188 gene encoding inorganic phosphate transporter 1-4-like, whose amino-acid sequence MANEKLEVLTALDAAKTQFYHFTAIVIAGMGFFTDAYDLFCISLVTKLLGRIYYTKEGAEKPGSLPPNVSAAVNGVALCGTLAGQLFFGWLGDKMGRKRVYGMTLLLMVICSIASGLSFGHTANGVISTLCFFRFWLGFGIGGDYPLSATIMSEYSNKKTRGAFIAAVFAMQGFGILAGGIFAIIVSSAFTAKYDVPAYQVDPIASTPPQADYVWRIILMFGAIPAALTFYSRSKMPETARYTALVAKNAKQAAADMSKVLQVDIEAEQEKIEQMSENKANLFGLFSKDFLLRHGLHLLGTTSTWFLLDIAFYSQNLFQKDIFSAIGWIPPAKTMSAVEEVFRIARAQTLIALVSTVPGYWFTVALIDVMGRFTIQLMGFFFMTVFMFAIAIPYHHWTLKENRFGFVAMYSLTFFFANFGPNATTFVVPAEIFPARLRSTCHGISAAAGKAGAIVGAFGFLYLAQNKDKAKTDAGYPPGIGVKNSLIVLGVINFLGMLCTLLVPESKGKSLEEMSGEYEEENKNNAEKE is encoded by the coding sequence ATGGCGAACGAGAAATTGGAGGTGCTTACAGCACTTGATGCAGCAAAGACACAATTTTACCACTTCACTGCAATCGTAATTGCAGGAATGGGTTTCTTCACGGATGCTTATGATCTGTTCTGCATCTCACTTGTCACCAAGTTGCTTGGTCGCATCTACTATACCAAGGAAGGAGCAGAGAAGCCAGGGTCGTTACCTCCAAATGTATCAGCCGCAGTCAATGGTGTTGCTCTGTGCGGCACACTTGCAGGTCAGCTCTTCTTTGGCTGGCTTGGTGACAAGATGGGTCGTAAGCGTGTCTATGGTATGACCCTTCTTCTCATGGTCATCTGCTCCATTGCCTCTGGACTCTCTTTTGGCCACACCGCAAATGGGGTCATTTCCACACTCTGTTTCTTCCGCTTCTGGCTTGGGTTTGGCATTGGTGGCGATTACCCTCTCTCTGCAACAATCATGTCTGAATACTCCAATAAGAAGACTCGTGGTGCCTTCATTGCTGCTGTGTTTGCTATGCAAGGCTTTGGGATTTTAGCTGGTGGCATCTTCGCTATTATCGTTTCTTCAGCTTTCACAGCTAAGTATGATGTCCCTGCTTATCAAGTTGATCCAATTGCCTCAACCCCGCCTCAGGCCGATTATGTATGGCGCATTATTTTGATGTTCGGTGCCATACCTGCTGCACTAACTTTCTACTCGCGTTCGAAGATGCCTGAGACTGCTCGTTACACTGCTCTTGTAGCGAAGAATGCAAAACAAGCAGCGGCCGACATGTCTAAGGTTCTGCAAGTCGACATTGAAGCAGAACAGGAAAAGATTGAGCAAATGTCAGAGAATAAAGCGAATTTATTTGGTTTGTTCTCCAAGGATTTTCTCCTCCGTCATGGGCTTCACTTGCTTGGAACCACCAGTACATGGTTCTTACTAGACATTGCTTTCTACAGTCAGAATTTGTTCCAGAAGGATATCTTCAGTGCTATTGGGTGGATTCCCCCTGCAAAGACAATGAGCGCCGTTGAGGAAGTCTTTAGAATTGCAAGGGCACAAACGCTTATTGCTCTAGTCAGTACTGTCCCTGGATACTGGTTCACGGTTGCTTTAATCGATGTCATGGGAAGGTTTACAATTCAATTGATGGGTTTCTTCTTCATGACAGTGTTCATGTTTGCGATTGCCATCCCTTATCATCACTGGACACTGAAGGAGAACCGATTTGGTTTTGTAGCAATGTACTCTTTGACCTTCTTCTTTGCGAATTTTGGTCCCAATGCTACGACATTCGTGGTTCCAGCAGAGATCTTCCCTGCCAGGCTGAGGTCGACATGCCATGGAATCTCAGCAGCAGCTGGTAAAGCAGGGGCTATAGTGGGGGCATTTGGGTTCCTCTACTTAGCTCAAAATAAGGACAAGGCGAAGACTGATGCAGGTTACCCACCTGGTATTGGAGTCAAGAATTCACTCATCGTGTTGGGTGTGATCAACTTCTTAGGCATGCTCTGCACACTGTTGGTGCCCGAGTCTAAGGGCAAATCCTTGGAGGAGATGTCAGGGGAATATGAGGAAGAAAACAAGAATAATGCAGAAAAAGAGTAG
- the LOC122088189 gene encoding uncharacterized protein LOC122088189: MVLLKAVGLQSSNGRKWKYSRGGAKKMGMGRYALRSRLVFLFFVVCIAAEAVMADGNRARMPGFIYTRNRGRCTPQFWSSRREAWPKMIPQASSVSKVFGSRALERFKYDLTLLEATQRNDDGGNAFSRLLKQSSAALLNSYARKGYPYSAWEVKTLLIQALVSEEAAALQAQRFSIANQVCI; this comes from the exons ATGGTTCTGCTGAAGGCGGTGGGGCTTCAAAGTTCAAACGGAAGAAAATGGAAGTATAGCAGAGGAGGAGCTAAGAAGATGGGTATGGGTAGGTATGCTTTGCGGAGTCGtctagtttttcttttctttgttgtttGCATTGCAGCCGAAGCAGTAATGGCGGATGGAAATCGGGCACGAATGCCTGGTTTCATCTACACCAGAAACAGAGGACGGTGTACTCCCCA GTTTTGGAGCAGCAGAAGGGAGGCATGGCCGAAGATGATCCCACAAGCATCGTCAGTGTCGAAGGTGTTTGGATCAAGAGCATTGGAGCGATTCAAATATGACCTTACACTTTTAGAAGCGACGCAGAGGAATGATGACGGAGGTAATGCCTTCTCGCGGTTGCTGAAGCAGTCAAGCGCAGCGCTCCTAAACTCATATGCGAGGAAAGGTTACCCTTATTCTGCTTGGGAAGTTAAGACTCTGCTCATCCAAGCCCTTGTCTCAGAAGAAGCTGCAGCTCTTCAAGCCCAACGTTTCTCCATTGCTAATCAAGTTTGCATTTAG
- the LOC122088126 gene encoding TOM1-like protein 2, which yields MDRLKLAALGERLKTGGAQMSRMVSGKMKEILQAQTPESKMVDEATSDTLEGPNWGLNLRICALLNCEEFSGQEVVRAIKKKIASKNMLSQRLSLDLLEACAMNCDKVFSEIASEKVLDEMVKMINNPQTYYSNRQRALDLIQAWGESEDLAYLPVFRQTSMSLKNRNIPRPQQNHRNSMPLYDSFVPDVHQQPFSPPERYPFPHLDPHGMDHTDIAYHGGSHSVEEKKEHLVIARNSIDILSSILNSQAEPKPLKDDLTLSMVEKCKESQPVLQRIIETTGDDDGMLFEALNLHEELQQVISKYEEMIATPVAEGPQPRSPGTPGSGSTTLDEIPNRAEKPQPLKDGESSETDRERKTLTEGKFELV from the exons ATGGATAGATTGAAGTTAGCTGCGTTGGGTGAGAGATTAAAGACGGGTGGAGCTCAAATGAGTAGGATGGTTAGTGGGAAAATGAAGGAAATCTTACAAGCTCAGACACCTGAATCGAAGATGGTTGATGAAGCAACATCGGATACCTTGGAAGGACCGAATTGGGGTTTGAATTTGAGGATATGTGCTTTACTGAACTGCGAAGAGTTTAGTGGTCAGGAAGTTGTGAGGGCTATAAAGAAGAAGATTGCTAGTAAGAATATGTTGAGCCAAAGGTTGAGTCTTGATCTGTTGGAAGCTTGTGCTATGAATTGTGATAAGGTTTTTTCAGAGATTGCGTCTGAGAAGGTCTTGGATGAGATGGTTAAGATGATCAATAATCCCCAGACTTATTACAGTAATAGACAACGAGCTTTGGATCTGATTCAAGCTTGGGGTGAATCTGAAGATCTGGCTTATCTACCTGTGTTTCGCCAGACTTCCATG AGCTTGAAGAACAGAAACATCCCACGACCACAGCAAAATCATAGGAATTCGATGCCCCTCTATGATTCTTTTGTCCCAGATGTTCATCAACAACCATTTTCTCCTCCTGAAAGATACCCCTTTCCTCACTTGGATCCACATGGTATGGATCATACTGATATTGCATATCATGGTGGCAGTCATTCtgtggaagagaagaaagaacatCTTGTTATTGCTCGAAATAGCATTGATATTCTGTCTAGCATTTTGAACTCTCAAGCAGAACCAAAGCCCCTCAAG GATGATCTCACACTGAGCATGGTAGAAAAGTGCAAGGAGTCACAGCCTGTTTTACAGAGGATCATAGAAACCACTGGTGATGATGATGGAATGCTCTTTGAGGCTCTAAATCTTCATGAGGAGCTCCAACAGGTCATTTCCAAGTATGAGGAGATGATAGCAACACCAGTTGCAGAAGGGCCACAACCCAGAAGTCCTGGCACACCAGGCAGTGGTTCAACCACTCTGGATGAAATCCCAAACAGGGCAGAAAAGCCACAACCCCTGAAAGATGGAGAGAGCAGTGAAACTGACCGTGAGAGGAAAACGTTGACTGAGGGGAAATTTGAACTGGTGTGA
- the LOC122088402 gene encoding mediator of RNA polymerase II transcription subunit 10b-like → MNRTNRIEGMDSSQNSSSAAATGNGAITQTNVADDPKQNLNQVINSIQKTLGLLHQLHLTVSSFSVASQLPLLQRLNALVSELDTMQRLAENCNIQVPMEVVNLIDDGKNPDEFTRDIINSCISRNQITKGKTDAFKALRKNLLEELEQAFPDEVEAYREIRATSAAESKRLAQSHSILPNGDVKVKAEH, encoded by the exons ATGAACAGAACAAATCGAATTGAAGGAATGGATTCATCACAGAACTCGTCTTCCGCGGCAGCAACTGGTAATGGCGCCATCACCCAAACCAACGTTGCAGACGATCCAAAGCAGAATCTCAACCAAGTCATCAACTCTATACAGAAGACTCttggtcttctccatcagctTCACCTCACTGTTTCCTCTTTCAGCGTCGCTTCTCAACTCCCTCTCCTGCAACGCCt GAATGCTTTGGTTTCGGAGCTTGACACAATGCAGAGATTAGCGGAAAATTGCAACATTCAGGTTCCTATGGAGGTGGTTAA TTTGATTGATGACGGAAAGAATCCGGATGAATTTACGAGGGATATTATCAATAGCTGCATCTCTAGAAATCAAATTACCAAAGGAAAAACTGATGCGTTCAAG GCTTTGCGTAAAAATCTCTTGGAGGAGCTTGAACAAGCATTCCCTGATGAAGTGGAAGCTTATAGGGAGATACGTGCAACTTCTGCTGCT GAATCAAAACGGCTCGCCCAGTCACACAGTATTTTACCAAATGGAGATGTGAAGGTTAAGGCTGAGCATTAA